A genomic window from Natrinema sp. HArc-T2 includes:
- a CDS encoding DUF354 domain-containing protein yields the protein MRVMITIQHPGHVHFFRHPIAELEARGHEVHVFARESDVAVRLLEAYDIDHEVLAGESDSLVSLAAVQATYELRLLRRARRIEPDVITAIGGVAAAHVASVTSAKSLVFYDTEHASLITTLSYPFADTIATPACYRDEIGPKQVTYPGYHELAYLHPDRFEPDPTVLEEVGLDADASFAVVRLSSWDASHDVGHGGFDNPRAVVDRLEDAGLQVLLTAEGEPPADLASYQFETSPDRMHDLLAYADVVLSEGATTAAEAAVLGTPVVYVNPLSLGYTTELEEEYGLLFEYTGDERHTRGLEQAVSIVEEPAETWKRRRERLLEERIDVTEVVTRQIETLAQASTADRTTPAANPDHP from the coding sequence ATGCGCGTGATGATCACGATCCAGCATCCCGGACACGTCCACTTCTTCCGGCACCCGATCGCGGAACTGGAAGCGCGCGGGCACGAGGTCCACGTCTTCGCTCGCGAGAGCGACGTCGCCGTTCGGCTCCTCGAGGCGTACGATATCGATCACGAGGTGCTCGCCGGCGAGTCGGACTCGCTGGTCTCGCTGGCAGCCGTGCAGGCGACCTACGAACTGCGACTCCTCCGGCGGGCACGGCGGATCGAGCCGGACGTGATCACGGCGATCGGCGGCGTCGCCGCCGCCCACGTCGCGTCGGTGACGAGCGCGAAGAGCCTCGTCTTCTACGACACCGAACACGCGAGTCTCATCACGACGCTCAGCTATCCGTTCGCGGATACGATCGCCACGCCGGCGTGTTATCGAGACGAGATCGGGCCGAAACAGGTGACGTACCCGGGATATCACGAACTCGCCTATCTCCACCCGGATCGGTTCGAGCCCGACCCGACCGTCCTCGAGGAGGTCGGGCTGGACGCCGACGCGTCGTTCGCCGTCGTTCGGCTCAGCAGCTGGGACGCTTCCCACGACGTCGGTCACGGCGGGTTCGACAATCCTCGAGCGGTCGTCGATCGACTCGAAGATGCGGGTCTGCAGGTCCTGCTGACGGCCGAAGGAGAGCCGCCAGCCGATCTCGCGTCGTACCAGTTCGAGACCTCGCCGGACCGGATGCACGATCTGCTCGCGTACGCCGACGTCGTCCTGAGCGAGGGAGCGACGACCGCGGCGGAAGCCGCCGTGCTCGGCACGCCGGTGGTCTATGTGAACCCGCTCTCACTGGGCTACACGACGGAACTCGAGGAGGAGTACGGCCTGCTGTTCGAGTACACTGGCGACGAAAGACACACACGCGGGCTCGAGCAGGCCGTCTCGATCGTCGAGGAACCAGCCGAAACGTGGAAACGCCGTCGGGAGCGCCTGCTCGAGGAACGGATCGACGTGACAGAGGTCGTCACCCGACAGATCGAAACGCTCGCGCAGGCGAGCACGGCGGATCGAACGACTCCTGCGGCGAACCCGGATCATCCATGA
- a CDS encoding DUF1616 domain-containing protein, whose protein sequence is MSDTNWWFFDLAAGIAVTGALTFGIVSGITGIGRIVLTIPLVLFLPGYALVSALFPDKPNDDYQSFDDEKTGLGNPLLVSGGLEAIERAVLSVVFSVALVPAITLFATVTPGGVTLEPVLLGLAVLTVILASLAIGSRYRCPADRRFVPTLSSTTPFFTRSQLSPYDRVNCRPYNIAIAGGLVLLLASGGFALANPPQHDGFTELSVETESVTGDIDTMYESTYPAGESRELGVTITNQEHEEHRYTTVVLLQRVRYEGDDVTVHESTELDRTTATVADGESTRQSLEITPTMRGDDLQLTVLLYDGDPPAEPTVDNAYRVARLPIGVA, encoded by the coding sequence ATGAGCGACACTAACTGGTGGTTTTTCGATCTGGCGGCCGGTATCGCCGTCACTGGCGCTCTCACGTTCGGAATCGTCTCCGGGATTACCGGCATTGGACGAATCGTGCTGACGATCCCGCTCGTTCTGTTTCTTCCCGGGTATGCGCTCGTCTCGGCCCTCTTTCCGGACAAGCCGAACGACGACTACCAGTCGTTCGACGACGAAAAAACGGGACTCGGCAATCCGTTGCTGGTCAGTGGCGGACTCGAGGCAATCGAACGGGCTGTCCTGTCAGTCGTTTTTAGCGTCGCGCTCGTTCCCGCGATCACCCTTTTCGCGACCGTAACCCCAGGGGGAGTGACGCTAGAACCGGTCCTTCTCGGACTCGCAGTGCTTACCGTTATCCTCGCATCTCTCGCAATCGGTTCACGCTACCGCTGTCCGGCCGATCGACGATTCGTTCCGACGCTCTCATCCACCACCCCGTTTTTCACTCGGAGTCAACTGAGTCCGTACGACCGAGTCAACTGTCGGCCATACAACATCGCCATCGCGGGTGGACTGGTCCTGTTGCTGGCAAGCGGCGGATTCGCCCTGGCGAACCCACCCCAACACGATGGGTTCACGGAACTGTCAGTCGAGACAGAAAGCGTCACCGGTGACATCGACACGATGTACGAGTCGACCTATCCCGCAGGAGAGTCCCGGGAACTGGGGGTGACGATTACGAATCAGGAGCACGAAGAGCACCGCTATACGACCGTCGTCCTGCTCCAGCGCGTACGTTACGAGGGCGACGACGTGACCGTTCACGAATCGACTGAGTTAGACAGAACGACAGCGACGGTAGCCGACGGCGAATCGACGCGGCAGTCCCTCGAGATCACGCCAACGATGCGGGGAGATGACCTGCAGCTGACGGTGTTGCTCTACGACGGCGACCCACCGGCGGAGCCGACGGTCGACAACGCCTATCGCGTCGCGCGGCTGCCGATCGGGGTGGCATAG
- a CDS encoding metal-dependent hydrolase → MWPWEHLAFAYVLYSLTMNVGFRASPSGRETIAVAVGSQFPDLVDKPLGWTVEFAETGYSIGHSIFVAPVVCLVAYAVAIRRGNRAIAGAFSIAYLSHPIADLLSQLLRDGVVDARIALWPVASPPGTDHGGFLDHLLLYLARYVYQLLAGGLTIELAVQLLLGLAVVALWLSDGAPPATDIWRFLRTRSHQ, encoded by the coding sequence ATGTGGCCATGGGAGCATCTCGCGTTCGCGTACGTCCTGTACTCACTGACGATGAACGTGGGCTTTCGAGCGTCTCCCTCGGGTCGCGAAACGATCGCCGTTGCCGTCGGGTCGCAGTTCCCCGACCTCGTCGACAAACCGCTCGGGTGGACGGTCGAATTCGCGGAGACCGGCTACTCGATCGGACACTCGATCTTCGTCGCGCCGGTCGTCTGTCTCGTCGCGTACGCGGTGGCCATTCGAAGGGGGAATCGAGCGATTGCAGGAGCGTTCTCGATCGCGTATCTTTCACATCCGATCGCCGACCTGCTCAGTCAGCTGCTCAGAGACGGCGTCGTCGACGCTCGAATCGCTCTCTGGCCGGTCGCGTCGCCGCCAGGTACCGATCACGGCGGGTTCCTCGACCACCTGCTTCTGTACCTCGCTCGGTACGTGTATCAGCTGCTCGCCGGCGGATTGACGATCGAGCTCGCGGTCCAGTTGCTGCTTGGCCTCGCCGTCGTGGCGCTTTGGCTCTCCGACGGCGCACCGCCGGCTACCGACATCTGGCGATTCCTGCGGACCCGAAGCCATCAGTGA
- a CDS encoding glycosyltransferase, with amino-acid sequence MKVLQLVTSSRPFFEQQVSALEDRDVDCTVLEVPGEHSGDSGRTPTDYARYYANVLSAVRSSSYDLIHANYGLVAPFALAQPTRPVVLTLWGTDLMSDRTWLRSCSRYGARRADAAIVPSRVMSRDLETDHELIPFGVDTDLFQPMARADAREYLGWETEQPIALFPYDRTRSVKDYPRARRLVERAEVDLELRTVSGVDHDEMPYYMNASDVLLVTSKRESGPMVVKEAAACNLPIVSTDVGFVRETIRGLTNCTVSDNDGALLGGLEQAVEDAGRSNGRESIDGLSVDSLGERLHGLYRRVLDPDARASYPTGVSHEV; translated from the coding sequence ATGAAGGTACTCCAACTGGTCACGTCGTCACGACCGTTTTTCGAACAGCAAGTCTCGGCCCTCGAGGACCGCGACGTCGACTGTACGGTCCTCGAGGTGCCCGGCGAACACAGCGGCGATTCGGGTCGGACGCCGACGGACTACGCGCGATACTACGCGAACGTGCTCTCTGCGGTCCGGTCGTCGTCGTACGATCTGATACACGCGAACTACGGGCTCGTCGCTCCGTTCGCGCTCGCCCAGCCGACCCGCCCGGTGGTACTGACTCTGTGGGGGACGGACCTCATGAGCGACCGGACGTGGCTGCGATCGTGCAGTCGGTACGGTGCCCGCCGGGCGGACGCCGCGATCGTGCCGAGCCGGGTCATGTCACGCGACCTCGAGACCGACCACGAACTGATTCCGTTCGGCGTCGACACCGACCTGTTTCAGCCGATGGCGCGGGCGGACGCGCGCGAGTACCTCGGCTGGGAAACCGAGCAGCCGATCGCGCTCTTCCCGTACGACCGGACCCGTTCGGTGAAGGACTATCCGCGGGCCCGCCGGCTCGTCGAGCGAGCCGAGGTCGACCTCGAACTGCGGACGGTCTCCGGCGTCGATCACGACGAGATGCCTTACTACATGAATGCGAGCGACGTCCTCCTGGTCACCTCGAAGCGCGAGAGCGGCCCGATGGTCGTCAAAGAAGCCGCCGCATGCAATCTGCCGATCGTCTCGACCGACGTCGGCTTCGTCCGCGAGACGATCCGCGGTCTGACGAACTGCACCGTCAGCGACAACGACGGGGCGCTCCTTGGCGGCCTCGAGCAAGCCGTCGAAGATGCCGGTCGATCCAACGGGCGCGAATCGATCGACGGGCTCTCCGTCGACTCGCTTGGAGAGCGCCTCCACGGACTGTATCGCCGAGTACTCGATCCGGACGCCAGGGCGAGCTATCCGACGGGGGTCAGTCATGAAGTATAG
- a CDS encoding nucleotide sugar dehydrogenase, whose amino-acid sequence MTTIISDTEKQSDERASGQYAAEPSGEETSLERATEQLSREATICVVGLGYVGLPLAVGFAQSDYRVIGYDVDDVTVGRLQEGIDTTGDLSDGVIQDGDISYTTDATAIGEADYVVIAVPTPIDDDERPDLGYVESAATTVGSKMDPGTTVVLESTVYPGTTRDVLVPALEDASGLTAGEDFFVGYSPERATPGDEEHGLADVTKVVSAQSETVLEDVATLYESVVDAGVHRAPSIEVAEACKVVENAQRDLNIAFVNELSMALESMDVDGQAVLEAAGTKWNFHDYRPGLVGGHCIPVDPYFFAYRSAQEGFEPELMQTGRQVNESVPDHVAELTIKALNQCHKTLRESRVLVLGLAYKPGVGDIRSSKIGNVIDELSEYDIGIEGFDPFADNDTARDAFGIDVQERLSFEGFDAVLLATPHAEFEQLDLEAVASQLADEPALVDVTGTIDEDAAVDAGFVYRRL is encoded by the coding sequence ATGACCACGATAATCAGCGATACGGAGAAGCAATCGGACGAGCGAGCGAGCGGCCAGTACGCGGCCGAACCGAGCGGTGAGGAGACCAGCCTCGAACGGGCGACGGAGCAACTCTCGCGCGAAGCGACGATCTGCGTCGTCGGGCTGGGGTACGTCGGACTGCCGCTTGCAGTCGGGTTCGCACAGTCGGACTACCGCGTGATCGGATACGACGTTGACGACGTGACGGTCGGTCGACTGCAGGAGGGTATCGATACGACCGGTGACCTCTCCGACGGGGTGATTCAGGACGGCGACATCTCCTACACGACCGACGCGACCGCGATCGGCGAGGCCGACTACGTCGTCATCGCCGTGCCGACGCCGATCGACGATGACGAGCGACCGGACCTCGGCTACGTCGAGAGCGCGGCGACCACCGTCGGATCGAAGATGGATCCCGGGACGACGGTCGTCCTCGAGTCGACGGTCTACCCTGGCACGACGCGCGATGTCCTCGTACCGGCGCTCGAGGACGCGTCCGGACTGACGGCGGGCGAAGACTTCTTCGTCGGCTACTCGCCGGAACGCGCCACGCCGGGCGACGAGGAACACGGGCTCGCGGACGTGACCAAAGTCGTCAGCGCGCAGAGCGAGACGGTGCTCGAGGACGTGGCGACGCTGTACGAGTCGGTCGTCGATGCGGGCGTCCATCGCGCCCCCTCGATCGAGGTCGCCGAAGCCTGCAAGGTTGTCGAGAACGCCCAGCGCGACCTCAACATCGCGTTCGTCAACGAACTCTCGATGGCGCTCGAGTCGATGGACGTCGACGGGCAGGCCGTCCTCGAGGCCGCAGGCACGAAGTGGAACTTCCACGACTACCGGCCAGGGCTGGTCGGCGGCCACTGTATCCCGGTCGATCCGTACTTCTTCGCGTACCGATCGGCCCAGGAAGGCTTCGAGCCCGAACTCATGCAGACGGGCCGGCAGGTCAACGAGTCCGTGCCCGACCACGTCGCCGAGTTGACGATCAAAGCCCTCAACCAGTGTCACAAGACGCTCCGCGAGAGTCGCGTGCTGGTGTTGGGACTGGCGTACAAACCAGGCGTCGGGGACATCCGCAGCTCGAAGATCGGCAACGTCATCGATGAGCTTTCCGAGTACGACATCGGGATCGAAGGATTCGATCCGTTCGCCGACAACGACACGGCCCGCGACGCGTTCGGGATCGACGTCCAGGAGCGACTCTCGTTCGAGGGGTTCGACGCGGTCTTGCTTGCGACGCCCCACGCGGAGTTCGAACAGCTGGATCTCGAGGCGGTCGCGAGCCAACTCGCTGACGAGCCCGCGCTGGTCGACGTGACCGGCACGATCGACGAGGACGCGGCCGTCGATGCGGGATTCGTCTACCGGAGGTTGTGA